Below is a window of Lacibacter sp. H407 DNA.
CCGCATATAACGCATTTGTCCGGCAGGGTCAAACGCTTTTGAAAACATCACACTGTCGCCGTTGGTGCCACCAATCAAATAATAATTACAAACAGTTTCAATGTCTTTGATAGTTTGTGCATCAGCCTGCGCCTTTACATAACTATGAATAAAAAGGATGCCGATGATCAGGAGAATTGGTTTCATAATTTTTTTGTTTGAAGAAAAATAAACAGATCAATTGTAATTACTTCGTTAAAAATCTGTGAATGGAAAGATGCTGTGTTGAACGATTGGCGAGACAAAGCATAAGGCACATAGCACAAGTGTGGTAGCAATTACAAACCACTAACTACAAACTTGAATTTATCAACTTAATAAAGCCGCGGCCGCTTTTTTCATTTCATCCTGTGTACCTATGCTTAACCGTAACCACTTTGTTCCTTCTTCAAATGAGCGTGCACCAACAATGCCTTTTGCTTCCAGCATGGCTTTTACATCTTTTCCGAAATTTGCCGTGTTGAAATACACAAAACTTGTGTGCGATGGAATATACGGAATGCCGGCCTTCTCCAATGCTTTGTAAAATATAGCACGGGCTGCTGCATTTTCTTTTTTACAATAATCAATAAACACTTTGTCTTTAATTGCTGCCAATGCACCCGCCAATGAAACAGCACTTGCGCCCGCATTGGCCCACGGCTGAAGTTCATTTAATTTTTTAACGGTTGCAGGATGTGCCAATACATAGCCAACCCTTGCACCTGCCATGCCGTATACTTTTGAAAATGTTTTAGCAATTACAAGATTTGGATAATCGTTTACCAGATGTGCCATGCTGGGTTCATCACAAAATTCGGTATAGGCTTCATCGAGTAACACAATTACTTTGGGTGCTACTTCTTTTATAAATGCTTCGAGTTCATTAGCAGGAATAATAGTGCCGGTGGGGTTGCCGGGGTTACACAGATAAACCATTTTAGTTTCTGCATTCATGGCCTCTTTCATGCGCTGCAGATCAGTTTCCTTTTTTTCTGTTAGCGGAACGAGTTTAATGTCGAGTCCAGTTTTACGTGCAGCCGGCATCCATAAACGAAAAGTAGGATCGGGAGCAACCGCATTCCCTTTTTGCGTGGCGGCCCATACTGCAGTTAAGCCCAGCAATTCCGATGACCCTGCTCCAATTACAATATGTTCTTTGGTATGTCCTGTGAGTGCGCCAATTTCTTCTCTCAGTTTAGTAGTAACATCCCAGGGATAGCGGTTACTGCCATTCACAGCATCCATCATTGCTTTGCGTGATGCTGGCGATGGACCGTGCGGATTTTCGTTGGAACTTAATTTGATGACTTTGTCAACATCGGGGAGCTGAATAAATTTTTCTGCTTCGGCGGCAAACAGATCCCGGCTAAAAGAGAAGGCGGCCAATGTAAGAGCGGTTTGTTTCAACAGATCACGACGTTGCATAGCTGTTTGTTTTAGTTCTGAAAGTTAATTCAAAAATATTTTTCCGGCTACGGGAATTGAGTCAACGGTTGCCCAGCTCTATTATTTCGCAGTTTTTCATATCTGATCCGTCGATCACAAAACGGATCAGCGTACGCACTTTGTGCCAGCCTTGTTTGCCTGCTGCACCGGGATTCATGTGCAGACAATTGATCTTGTCATCATAGATCACTTTTAAAATATGTGAATGACCGGCAATGAACAGGTTGGGTTGATGCAGTTGCAATTCCTTTCTTGTGTCGGGGTTGTATTTGGGCGGCGCACCACCAATATGCCGGATCATCACTTTCACTTCTTCACAATAAAAAATCAATTGTTCGGGATAAATAGATCGAACATCCTGTCCATCAATATTGCCGTAAACACCTCGTATCGATTTGCCACTTTGAGTTGCCAGACGATTAGCTAATTCAATAGTTCCAAAATCACCTGCATGCCATATTTCATCGCAATTTTTAAAATGATCGAAGACAGTTTCGTCAAGGAAACCATGCGTGTCGGATATAAGTCCAATGCTTGTCAATGTTGTAAGTAAAGTTTAGTAGATTTGATTTCCTGAAATGATGCTATGCCTTTCAACCGCAATTTCACATATTGGATCGATAAACGGAAGTGGAAATATATTTTTCTGCTGGCATCGTTAGAACTTTGCAAGAATTGATAATTGACAAGTGTTCGAAATTATCAATTAACCAATTATCAGTTATTTTATGGCACATTATTATACATTGGGAAATATTCCCCACAAACGTCATACACAGTTCCGCAAGCCCGATGGTGGTTTGTACAGCGAACAATTATTTTCAACCGAAGGTTTTAGTGATGATTATTCGTTGCTGTACCATTGTCATCCGCCAACGCAGATCATTAAAACAGAGCCGCAGATTGATGTAAGTCCGCAGATTGCAGAAGAAAAAATGTTGCAGCACCGTTGTTTTGAAGGGTTTCATTTAAAACCTGGCGGTGAATTTTTAGAAAGCCGTGTTCCTGTTTTAGTGAATGGCGATTGCCATATTGTTTTAGCAGCACCAACCAGTGGAACAAACGGTTATTTCTATAAAAATACAGATGCAGATGAAATGATCTTTGTACATGAAGGGAGCGGCACCGTGAAAACACAATATGGTGAATTGCCGTTCGGTTATGGTGATTACATTGTATTGCCAAGAGGAACCATCTATCAAATTGAATTCAATGATGCGAACAACCGCCTGTTTATTGTAGAATCGTTTACACCACTACGTTATCCAAAACGTTACATGAGTAAGTTTGGACAGTTGATGGAGCATGCTCCTTATTGCGAACGGGATATCCGTAAACCACAAGATCTCAAAACGCATGATGAGCATGGCGATTTTCTCATCCGGGCAAAAAAGAAGGGCATGTTATATGGTTTGCATTACGGCACACATCCATTTGATGTTGTAGGTTGGGATGGATGTTGTTATCCATATATTTTTTCCATTCATGATTTTGAACCTATCACTGGTCGTGTACATCAGCCGCCACCAGTTCACCAAACATTTGAAACGAATGCATTTGTGGTTTGCTCGTTTGTACCGAGGTTATATGATTATCATCCAAACGCAATTCCTGCTCCGTACAATCACAGTAATATTGATAGTGACGAAGTGATCTATTATGTGGATGGCGATTTTATGAGCAGGAAGAATGTAACAAGAGGAATGATCACGTTGCATCCTGCCGGTATTCCACATGGCCCTCATCCCGGTGCTGTTGAAAAAAGTATTGGTGCGAAGGAAACAAAAGAATTGGCGGTGATGGTGGATACTTTCCGGCCGTTGATGCTAACCAAACAGGCATTGGAAATTGAAAACGGAAATTATGTAATGAGTTGGGCGGAATAAGAGAGGCATAAAAAAAGAAAGAAAGGAGCTTCAAAAAGGCTCTTTTCTTTCTTATGAAGAATATGTTTATTCAACCACCTTTATTTCAAACTTCGCCGGTATCACAAATACATTGGCAAAATCAGCCTTCACTTTTTTCTGGTAACTGACTGCTTCGCTCTTGGTTAAAAAATTTCCAAAACGTATTTTATAATACGGACTTTGATACATCAGGAATGTTTTCTGTTGCGGATATGTTGAAAGCAGCAGTGATTTTGCATTAATGGCTTCAGTTCTGTCGGTGGTATTCAGTACCTGGAGTTGGTAACCACTCACAGTCTTTGTTGTAACTGTCTTTTTCTTAACTGTTGTTGGAGCTGACGTAGTTGTCTTCGATCCTGTGCAGGCCGCCATAGCAAGAGGAAGAAAAGCGATATAGATGATTTTTTTGATGTGCATCATGTGTGGATACACTGGAATGGCAAAATCCAAGCCAGAATCAATTGTCAGCTACGATTACTTACTGTAATTTCTTGTAAACAAGAATGAGACGAAATACTTTAATTCCTGTTAAAGAAAAACACCCCAAGGTTTAGCGATAGCGTTTGCAAATTGTTTACATCATTATATTTAAACGCCGTGTAGTGGTAACGTAAACTAAGGTCGGCTCCTGCAAGTGAGTATTTACTAAAAGAAATACGTGTTCCGATTTCAGGTGCAATGGAAAAACGTAATCCACTTTTTTCATCTACCAGTGTTCCATACCATTCTTGATAGTTCACCAAACTTGCGCCGGCGGCAATTCCAACGTATGGTTGAAACAGCGAGCCTTCTTTGATCTTACTGTAACTTCCTTTCAA
It encodes the following:
- a CDS encoding homogentisate 1,2-dioxygenase, producing MAHYYTLGNIPHKRHTQFRKPDGGLYSEQLFSTEGFSDDYSLLYHCHPPTQIIKTEPQIDVSPQIAEEKMLQHRCFEGFHLKPGGEFLESRVPVLVNGDCHIVLAAPTSGTNGYFYKNTDADEMIFVHEGSGTVKTQYGELPFGYGDYIVLPRGTIYQIEFNDANNRLFIVESFTPLRYPKRYMSKFGQLMEHAPYCERDIRKPQDLKTHDEHGDFLIRAKKKGMLYGLHYGTHPFDVVGWDGCCYPYIFSIHDFEPITGRVHQPPPVHQTFETNAFVVCSFVPRLYDYHPNAIPAPYNHSNIDSDEVIYYVDGDFMSRKNVTRGMITLHPAGIPHGPHPGAVEKSIGAKETKELAVMVDTFRPLMLTKQALEIENGNYVMSWAE
- a CDS encoding SPOR domain-containing protein; this translates as MHIKKIIYIAFLPLAMAACTGSKTTTSAPTTVKKKTVTTKTVSGYQLQVLNTTDRTEAINAKSLLLSTYPQQKTFLMYQSPYYKIRFGNFLTKSEAVSYQKKVKADFANVFVIPAKFEIKVVE
- a CDS encoding pyridoxal phosphate-dependent aminotransferase — encoded protein: MQRRDLLKQTALTLAAFSFSRDLFAAEAEKFIQLPDVDKVIKLSSNENPHGPSPASRKAMMDAVNGSNRYPWDVTTKLREEIGALTGHTKEHIVIGAGSSELLGLTAVWAATQKGNAVAPDPTFRLWMPAARKTGLDIKLVPLTEKKETDLQRMKEAMNAETKMVYLCNPGNPTGTIIPANELEAFIKEVAPKVIVLLDEAYTEFCDEPSMAHLVNDYPNLVIAKTFSKVYGMAGARVGYVLAHPATVKKLNELQPWANAGASAVSLAGALAAIKDKVFIDYCKKENAAARAIFYKALEKAGIPYIPSHTSFVYFNTANFGKDVKAMLEAKGIVGARSFEEGTKWLRLSIGTQDEMKKAAAALLS
- a CDS encoding metallophosphoesterase family protein, whose translation is MTSIGLISDTHGFLDETVFDHFKNCDEIWHAGDFGTIELANRLATQSGKSIRGVYGNIDGQDVRSIYPEQLIFYCEEVKVMIRHIGGAPPKYNPDTRKELQLHQPNLFIAGHSHILKVIYDDKINCLHMNPGAAGKQGWHKVRTLIRFVIDGSDMKNCEIIELGNR